In Nostoc sp. KVJ3, the DNA window TCGTATCCCTCCTTTCGGTTTGATTATCATTATTATTCAGATACGATTTGAGTTGGTGATCGCGCTTGGGGGTTAATCTGGGGTTGAATGCTTTACTGTAGCTCCTTTGAAAGAGATGTCGTCATACTATTAAATCCCGACTAACAGACGATCAATCGCTTGTAGAAAACTTTTACCCTTCTGCCATTATTTTTTTAGCCTCTTCTAGTATTTCTTCATCAGAAAAGTCAGTTCTGTTTATCCCTTGACTCCGACTTGACTGTATCAACTTTTGTTGTGCTTCTTGCAGTGGATAGGTCGTTGTTTGAGATATTAAAGAAGCAAAACCTAGTCCTCCCATTTTGTCAGTAAATGCAGCAACTGACTGATGATGTTCAGGAAAACGAACAAAAAAGTTTTCATCTGTTGAGTTTTGATGAACTTCTATTAACCGTATATTTTCAGCATCTGCTACTTTCTTAGCTCCAGATTGCAGTCCAGATGTGGTTACAATAATTCCAAATTTGGCTCTTACATCTTTAATAATGTAAGCAAATGCAGCTATAATATTTTGGTCTACTCTAGTTTCATTTTTGTAATGCTTGCATTCTATTAATATCAGATCATTTTCATCATATCCATAAGCATCTACCTCCCACTCTGTCCCAGATTTTCCAGAGAATTTCTCTTTTGATTGAATTTTGATATCAAGCAAGTTAAAGTGTTCTTCTAAATATTTTTTAACTCTTTCATCATTAAGAATCGCTCTCGTATAT includes these proteins:
- a CDS encoding restriction endonuclease; translation: MLENQTDWKKYEEYTRAILNDERVKKYLEEHFNLLDIKIQSKEKFSGKSGTEWEVDAYGYDENDLILIECKHYKNETRVDQNIIAAFAYIIKDVRAKFGIIVTTSGLQSGAKKVADAENIRLIEVHQNSTDENFFVRFPEHHQSVAAFTDKMGGLGFASLISQTTTYPLQEAQQKLIQSSRSQGINRTDFSDEEILEEAKKIMAEG